From the Aquitalea magnusonii genome, one window contains:
- the yajC gene encoding preprotein translocase subunit YajC, producing the protein MPFIDKAFAAGAAPGGFDIMSFLPMIVIFVLFWFLMVRPQQKKMKEHQKMLSEIQKGDEVITQGGVLGRVVKAGEQFLTLEIANGVEINVQRPAVTGKVEKGTLKSL; encoded by the coding sequence ATGCCCTTCATCGATAAAGCTTTCGCCGCAGGTGCCGCACCGGGCGGTTTCGACATCATGTCTTTCCTGCCCATGATCGTCATCTTCGTGCTGTTCTGGTTCCTGATGGTTCGTCCGCAGCAGAAGAAAATGAAAGAGCACCAAAAGATGTTGTCGGAAATCCAGAAGGGTGACGAAGTCATTACCCAAGGCGGTGTACTGGGCCGCGTAGTCAAGGCCGGTGAGCAGTTCCTGACCCTGGAAATCGCCAATGGCGTGGAAATCAATGTGCAACGCCCGGCCGTTACCGGCAAGGTGGAAAAAGGCACGCTGAAGTCCCTGTAA
- the secD gene encoding protein translocase subunit SecD: MNRYPLWKYLVIAVALIIATIYTLPNFYGETPAVQVSSTRQSIPVDTALMGRVEEALKTQNISPDGLYLDGSSLKIRFKDADTQIKARDAIQRALGDNYIIALNLLPASPQWLADLKAYPMFLGLDLRGGVHFLLQVDMQAAIDKTMERYAGDIRRELKNKQVRYGSIKRNGNVLEVQLRDADTLKAAQNVVSRTLPTLVVSSDDSAYKLTATLKPEEVTKIQGDAVKQNISTLHNRVNELGTSEPIIQQAGPNRIVVELPGIQDTARAKDIIGRTATLEVRMVEDDQGKVSDALAGNIPAGYDLLDEATARGDSKILVKKDVELTGDNINDAQAGFDENGAPAVHINLDSTGASIFRQVTAENIGKRMAMILVEKGRAEVVTAPVIRSEIGGGRVQISGSMNPAEANDTALLLRAGSLAAPMNIIEERTVGPSLGKENIEKGFHSTLWGFAAIAVFMVIYYGVFGVFSALSLAVNVFLLLAILSILQATLTLPGIAAIALALGMAIDANVLINERIREELRNGVPPHSAIQAGYSHAWATILDSNVTTLIAGLALLIFGTGPVRGFAVVHCIGILTSMFSAVLVSRGLVNLWYGRRRKLTSLAIGQVWKPEK, translated from the coding sequence ATGAACCGCTATCCTCTCTGGAAATACCTCGTCATTGCGGTAGCCCTGATCATTGCCACGATCTACACGCTACCCAACTTCTACGGCGAGACTCCCGCGGTACAGGTCTCCAGCACCCGCCAGTCCATTCCGGTGGACACCGCCCTGATGGGCCGCGTGGAAGAGGCACTGAAAACCCAGAACATCAGCCCGGACGGTCTTTACCTGGACGGCAGCAGCCTGAAGATCCGCTTCAAGGATGCCGACACCCAGATCAAGGCGCGGGATGCCATCCAGCGCGCGCTGGGTGACAATTACATCATCGCCCTGAACCTGCTGCCGGCCTCGCCGCAGTGGCTGGCCGACCTGAAGGCCTACCCCATGTTCCTGGGTCTGGACTTGCGCGGTGGCGTGCATTTCCTGCTGCAGGTTGACATGCAGGCCGCCATCGACAAAACCATGGAACGCTACGCTGGCGACATCCGCCGCGAGCTGAAGAACAAGCAAGTGCGCTACGGCAGCATCAAGCGCAATGGCAATGTGCTGGAAGTGCAGCTGCGTGATGCCGACACCCTGAAGGCCGCGCAAAATGTGGTCAGCCGCACCCTGCCCACCCTGGTGGTGAGCAGCGATGACAGTGCTTACAAGCTGACCGCCACCCTGAAGCCGGAAGAAGTCACCAAGATCCAGGGCGATGCGGTCAAGCAGAACATCTCCACCCTGCACAACCGGGTGAACGAGCTGGGTACGTCTGAACCCATCATCCAGCAGGCCGGCCCCAACCGCATCGTGGTGGAACTGCCCGGCATCCAGGACACCGCCCGCGCCAAGGACATCATCGGCCGTACTGCCACGCTGGAAGTGCGCATGGTGGAAGACGACCAGGGCAAGGTCAGCGACGCACTGGCCGGCAATATTCCGGCCGGTTACGACCTGCTGGACGAAGCCACTGCGCGTGGCGACAGCAAGATTCTGGTGAAGAAGGACGTGGAGCTGACCGGCGACAACATCAACGATGCGCAAGCGGGCTTTGATGAAAACGGCGCACCGGCAGTACACATCAATCTGGACTCCACCGGCGCTTCCATCTTCCGTCAGGTAACGGCGGAAAACATCGGCAAGCGCATGGCGATGATCCTGGTGGAAAAAGGCCGTGCCGAAGTGGTGACTGCGCCGGTGATCCGTTCGGAAATCGGCGGTGGCCGCGTACAGATCTCCGGCAGCATGAACCCGGCGGAAGCCAATGACACCGCCCTGTTGCTGCGTGCCGGTTCGCTGGCCGCGCCAATGAACATCATCGAAGAGCGTACCGTCGGCCCGAGCCTGGGTAAGGAAAACATCGAGAAGGGCTTCCACTCCACCCTGTGGGGCTTTGCCGCCATCGCGGTGTTCATGGTGATTTACTACGGCGTGTTTGGCGTGTTCTCCGCCCTCTCGCTGGCGGTCAACGTGTTCCTGCTGCTGGCTATCCTGTCCATCCTGCAGGCCACGCTCACCCTGCCCGGCATTGCCGCCATTGCGCTGGCGCTGGGTATGGCGATTGATGCCAACGTGCTGATCAACGAGCGTATCCGTGAAGAACTGCGCAATGGCGTGCCGCCGCATTCGGCCATCCAGGCCGGTTACAGCCATGCCTGGGCGACGATTCTGGACTCCAACGTCACCACCCTGATTGCCGGTCTGGCCTTGCTGATTTTCGGCACCGGCCCGGTACGCGGCTTTGCCGTGGTGCACTGCATCGGCATCCTGACTTCCATGTTCTCCGCCGTACTGGTATCGCGCGGCCTGGTGAACCTGTGGTACGGCCGCCGTCGCAAACTGACCTCGCTGGCCATTGGCCAGGTGTGGAAACCTGAGAAATAA
- the secF gene encoding protein translocase subunit SecF produces the protein MELFRIKRDIPFMSYGRLTTAISLVTFILAVFFLATRGLNYSVEFTGGTVLEVQYQQSADLNLIRDTVDSLKLGEATVQSLGSSSDVMIRLPNKPGTTSAQLSEKVMGLLKAKDSTVQLRKVDFVGPSVGEELVSHGLTAAILVCLGIMAYLALRFEWRFAVSAIIANMHDVVIILGCFAFFRWEFSLTVLAGVLAVLGYSVNESVVVFDRIRENFRKPGLRGKTTASIIDNAITATMSRTIITHFSTEMMVVSMLVFGGPALHGFAMALTIGIVFGIYSSVLVASPIALWLGVSREHMIKPTKPKEEAVV, from the coding sequence ATGGAGCTTTTCCGCATCAAACGGGACATCCCGTTCATGAGCTACGGCAGGTTGACCACGGCAATTTCGCTGGTCACCTTCATTCTTGCCGTGTTCTTTCTGGCTACCCGCGGGCTCAACTACAGTGTTGAATTCACCGGCGGTACCGTGCTGGAAGTACAGTACCAGCAGTCGGCCGACCTGAACCTGATCCGCGATACCGTGGACAGCCTCAAGCTGGGCGAAGCCACCGTGCAAAGCCTGGGCAGCAGCAGCGACGTGATGATCCGCCTGCCGAACAAGCCGGGCACCACCTCGGCCCAACTGTCGGAAAAGGTAATGGGCCTGCTCAAGGCCAAGGACAGCACCGTGCAGCTGCGCAAGGTGGACTTTGTCGGCCCCAGCGTGGGTGAGGAGCTGGTTTCCCACGGCCTGACCGCTGCCATCCTGGTGTGTCTGGGCATCATGGCCTACCTGGCGCTGCGCTTTGAATGGCGCTTTGCCGTGTCGGCCATCATCGCCAACATGCACGACGTGGTGATCATCCTTGGCTGCTTTGCCTTCTTCCGCTGGGAGTTCTCGCTGACCGTACTGGCCGGCGTACTGGCGGTACTGGGCTATTCGGTGAACGAATCGGTGGTGGTGTTCGACCGTATCCGTGAAAACTTCCGCAAGCCCGGCCTGCGCGGCAAGACCACGGCCAGCATCATCGACAATGCCATTACCGCCACCATGAGCCGTACCATCATCACCCACTTCTCTACCGAGATGATGGTGGTGTCCATGCTGGTATTCGGCGGCCCGGCACTGCACGGCTTTGCCATGGCACTGACCATCGGCATCGTGTTCGGCATTTACTCTTCGGTACTGGTGGCCAGCCCGATCGCGCTGTGGCTGGGTGTCAGCCGCGAGCACATGATCAAGCCGACCAAACCGAAAGAAGAAGCGGTGGTCTGA